The following DNA comes from Salvia splendens isolate huo1 chromosome 17, SspV2, whole genome shotgun sequence.
GAACGCAAGGGCGCGGGACCCGGTGTACGGGTGCGTGGGGGCCATATCGTACCTGCAGAGCCAGGTGTCGCAGCTCCAGATGCAGCTGGCGGTGGCGCAGGCTGAGATCGTCTGCATCCAGATGCAGCAAGACCATGAGCAGCAGCAACACAACATCAATCAGCTAATGATGGATGAGCATGAGAAGTCGTGTTTTCTGCAAAACAACTTTATTAGTTTCTCTAGCGCTACTTCAAATGTCGCTAATGTAAACTACGACTCTTTCAAGAAAGAATCCCTGTACGGACATGACATGGTCTCTTAGCTAATTCCAtgttacaaaataaattaaattagtttCATGGTTggtttttaacttttaattttttgtatttcaattcttttactattatttatttacatatcacacacacacacacacatgtttTTACTTGGTCATACATGCATTGCTTATTGAGAATATAATGTGTGAACAATAGTCAAAATTGTAAATTAGATCACTTTGGTAAAAATGGCATCTAGATTTTTCAAAAGTCATATTCATATTATGAATACAAGATTGTATATATAATCACACTATTTAGTACTCAGATAGGAAGTAATTTGACAATGAAGCGCAACTTAGTAGGTAAGACGTTTCCCCTTCAATGAATATGTTCGAGGGTTCGAGTCAGCACGAGGTAATGAGAAACCATTATTGATTGTCTTTTAACACAAAAGACATAGGCAAGGTCAATTAAGTAAATGATGAGAGAAAGAGGACAAGTACATTATTAATTAAGATGGGTGCCAATTAACAATATGAGTAAACAAGGGTAAATTCTTAAGTCAACCCTAGCATGTGGAACTCATAAacaaattacttaattaaactTAGTTAATATagatatattatattttttcaaacATGCAGATTAGTATATTATATGAATGAATGCTAAAGGGCGGtgccaattttaaaaaaattaattatgagtAATGGCATCCATTAATTCTGTAACAATTTGATTTCAAGTATGGGTCAAAGTTTTCCATTCTCATAGTAGAAAAAATCCAGTTACACATGACATTTTATCAATATATGAGTCTCAAATCCTTTATTCTTTCGTACTTATAAATTTGTACaattatataatagtaataaactAGTTAATCAATTTTGATACGGCATATATGATTGAGAAGAGTATTAAAAGTTAaagaattaaaatatgaaaactaTTTATTGTGTGTGTAAATAGCTTGGTTCACGTGGGATTCAAGAAGGTGCTCAGTTCATGGACTCCTATATTTTAATATTCAACGACATATTTCACTTTCTTCACCAATTACACGTCTAATCAGCTGCTAATTGTTGAGAGAAAATCTCAATTAGTCAATTAATATAATgggagttttttttaatttagaacTCTCCTACCTTCCACTCACTTCCTTATTTTGTCTCATTCTTGTGGTTTCAAATCGCTACAGAATTAGAACATAGTTTTGGGGATTTATTAGATGGAAATGATCTGCAGCCCGATGTAGTAAATGAATTATATAGTTAATTcattagtattatatttattataattgatataaatatttttgtgactGAAACTGTAATCTTAATAAcataaataaatgtaaaaaaaatctcaaaacgAGATTATTTaacgttttttttttcatattggGGCAgacattaaatataatttataattttttttggagAGTTATGATATAGCTGCGTAACTTTATTATTATGTTCTTGTTCTTGttcttgttattttttttgggtttttttgAGCAATCGCAATTATTTAAGCTTGTAGTATATGGCCTCAACTTTTATGAAGAATTCGAGGAAATGAGCATTATAGGAAGAGGCGAAATTGGGTCAAAGTGAATTAAAAAGCATAAGATTAAAATCATGGAAATTTCTGATAGAAGACAAACAAGAAAACATTTGTGCAACCTCGAATTTTGCTGATTCCCTTTTGAAAATAGAACAATAGATGAATTTAAACCAATTTCTGGTTTGATGGCTCGAGGCCAATATATATGCTTCCAAAATCTTTGTTTCATCATCttaaaattatttgaatataatgTAGGAAAAATAAATGAACTTATGCCTTATTAATGATGAGATCC
Coding sequences within:
- the LOC121773906 gene encoding LOB domain-containing protein 12-like, which encodes MGGTSPCASCKLLRRRCAKDCVFAPYFPSDDPHKFAIVHKVFGASNVSKMLQELPVHQRGDAVSSLVYEANARARDPVYGCVGAISYLQSQVSQLQMQLAVAQAEIVCIQMQQDHEQQQHNINQLMMDEHEKSCFLQNNFISFSSATSNVANVNYDSFKKESLYGHDMVS